A genomic segment from Sulfitobacter pacificus encodes:
- the tssK gene encoding type VI secretion system baseplate subunit TssK translates to MSWTSKVAWKEGLFLHPHHMQQSDRYTERLVQARTADITPYPWGVSELRFNRDLAQQAKIGLTSVAGIFPDGTTFDAPAGAPLPLPVPVPEEEAQGLSIWLTLPDVSIGGQNVSPQAGNAATRYVLSTETVTETSSASRNEQTLEIANPRLELVLRKTPRPGYQNIHLGRIIEMRDGIVTLDDTVPPTGLVVRVHNAYEGYLSRVVGWIEAKLETLARFASDPSSGGGMQATDYLMLMVLNRELPVLQHLKGMAAVHPERLYEKLIGLAGELSTFDQGGRRAPNYARYEHENPKASFTPVVQDIQRLLARDVGRAIRLPLKEVRANSYAALVNDRNLFAQATFVIEVSSGLPLSQVQTQFPQLAKVGPSTSMKQIINNNLPGIGIVHLPNPPRQIRVVSTNVYFVLDKSTELWREFSTAPAIGMHFAGNWPDLKLEMWAIPESA, encoded by the coding sequence ATGTCTTGGACCAGCAAGGTAGCCTGGAAAGAGGGGCTCTTTTTGCATCCTCACCATATGCAGCAGTCCGACCGCTATACAGAGCGGTTGGTGCAGGCACGCACGGCTGATATTACGCCTTATCCTTGGGGGGTTAGCGAATTGCGGTTTAACCGTGATCTGGCCCAGCAGGCCAAGATCGGCCTGACTTCTGTTGCCGGGATCTTTCCAGATGGCACAACATTTGACGCCCCCGCCGGTGCGCCCTTGCCGCTGCCTGTGCCGGTCCCCGAGGAAGAGGCGCAGGGCTTGTCGATCTGGCTGACTCTGCCGGATGTCAGCATTGGCGGGCAAAATGTCTCGCCGCAGGCGGGCAATGCCGCCACACGTTATGTGTTGTCAACGGAAACCGTGACAGAGACCTCTTCGGCCTCGCGCAACGAACAGACTTTGGAAATCGCCAATCCACGTCTGGAGCTGGTGCTGCGCAAGACCCCGCGTCCGGGCTATCAGAACATTCATCTGGGCCGCATCATCGAAATGCGCGATGGCATTGTGACGCTGGATGATACCGTGCCACCAACCGGTCTGGTGGTGCGGGTGCACAACGCCTATGAGGGATACCTCAGCCGGGTTGTCGGCTGGATCGAGGCCAAACTGGAAACGCTGGCGCGTTTTGCGTCTGATCCTTCGTCAGGCGGCGGCATGCAGGCTACGGATTATCTGATGCTGATGGTGTTGAACCGCGAATTACCGGTGCTACAACACCTCAAGGGAATGGCGGCGGTCCATCCTGAACGGCTTTATGAAAAACTGATCGGACTGGCGGGAGAGCTGTCGACCTTTGATCAGGGCGGACGGCGCGCACCGAATTATGCCCGCTATGAGCATGAGAACCCCAAGGCCAGCTTCACCCCTGTTGTGCAGGACATCCAGCGGTTGCTGGCCCGCGATGTAGGCCGCGCAATCCGCCTGCCGCTGAAAGAAGTGCGGGCCAATTCCTATGCCGCGCTGGTCAATGACCGCAACCTGTTTGCACAGGCAACCTTTGTGATTGAGGTCAGCTCGGGCCTGCCGCTGTCGCAGGTGCAGACCCAGTTCCCGCAACTGGCCAAGGTTGGGCCGTCCACCAGTATGAAACAGATCATCAACAACAACCTGCCCGGCATCGGGATTGTACATTTGCCAAACCCGCCGCGACAGATCAGGGTGGTCAGTACCAATGTCTACTTCGTACTGGATAAGTCCACTGAACTGTGGCGCGAGTTTTCGACCGCACCGGCCATCGGCATGCATTTTGCGGGCAACTGGCCGGATCTGAAACTAGAAATGTGGGCCATACCGGAGAGCGCGTGA